The following are from one region of the Hymenobacter sp. YIM 151858-1 genome:
- a CDS encoding cell division ATP-binding protein FtsE — translation MDNAAVIELRDAYIMQDVNTVLQNVSFELGKGEFAYLVGRTGSGKSSLLKTLYADLPLHEGMGTVVGYSLRNLAPEKVPYLRRKLGIVFQDFQLLYDRTVAQNLLFVLQATGWRDKAKMKQRVQDVLMRVGLTGVTGKMPHQLSGGEQQRVVIARALLNEPMLLLADEPTGNLDPDVTDGIMRLFMEINNAGTAVLMATHNYELIRRYPKRVFRCEEGKLRVITNDDLRVSTWL, via the coding sequence ATGGACAACGCCGCCGTTATTGAGCTTCGCGACGCATACATTATGCAGGACGTGAACACCGTGCTGCAGAACGTATCGTTTGAGCTGGGTAAGGGCGAGTTTGCTTATCTGGTGGGCCGTACCGGCTCGGGCAAAAGCTCGTTGCTGAAAACCCTGTACGCCGATTTGCCCCTGCACGAGGGCATGGGAACCGTGGTGGGCTACTCGCTGCGCAACCTGGCGCCCGAAAAAGTGCCCTACCTGCGGCGCAAGCTGGGCATCGTGTTTCAGGACTTTCAGCTGCTCTACGACCGCACCGTGGCCCAAAACCTGCTGTTTGTGCTGCAGGCCACCGGTTGGCGCGACAAAGCCAAAATGAAGCAGCGCGTGCAGGATGTGCTCATGCGCGTGGGCCTGACGGGCGTAACCGGCAAAATGCCCCACCAGCTCTCGGGCGGCGAGCAGCAGCGCGTGGTAATTGCCCGCGCCCTGCTCAACGAGCCGATGCTACTGCTGGCCGACGAGCCCACCGGCAACCTCGACCCCGACGTGACCGACGGCATCATGCGGCTGTTTATGGAAATCAACAACGCCGGCACGGCCGTACTGATGGCTACGCACAACTACGAGCTCATTCGGCGCTACCCCAAGCGCGTGTTTCGCTGCGAGGAAGGCAAGCTGCGCGTCATCACCAACGACGACCTGCGGGTAAGTACCTGGCTTTAG
- a CDS encoding type 1 glutamine amidotransferase, producing MRIHCLQHIPFETPGLISDWARQHNHQLSVTRFDQPDPRVPALEELDWLVVLGGAMSVHDDDRFGWLPAEKALIGQAIAAGKTVLGICLGAQLVAHALGAGVAPNPEPEIGFYPVQFTAEAQRHPLFAHAGAQATFLHWHGDTFSLPTGAVPLGASAACAQQGFAYGTRVTGLQFHPEMTPEILEQMLLHDGHELVPAPHVQTAAELRRGMTHLGPSQRFLFGLLDALAARPGT from the coding sequence ATGCGCATCCATTGCCTGCAACACATTCCGTTCGAAACACCGGGCCTGATTTCCGATTGGGCGCGGCAGCACAACCATCAGCTAAGCGTTACCCGGTTCGACCAGCCCGACCCGCGCGTGCCGGCCTTGGAAGAGCTGGATTGGCTGGTGGTGCTGGGCGGCGCCATGAGCGTGCACGACGACGACCGTTTCGGGTGGCTGCCCGCCGAAAAAGCACTTATCGGCCAGGCTATCGCCGCGGGCAAAACCGTGCTGGGCATTTGCCTGGGCGCGCAGCTGGTGGCCCATGCGCTCGGGGCCGGAGTAGCGCCCAACCCCGAGCCCGAAATCGGCTTTTACCCGGTGCAGTTTACGGCCGAAGCGCAACGGCATCCGCTGTTTGCCCATGCCGGCGCGCAGGCCACTTTCCTGCACTGGCACGGCGACACCTTTTCGCTGCCCACGGGTGCTGTGCCCCTAGGTGCCTCGGCGGCGTGTGCGCAGCAGGGCTTTGCCTACGGCACGCGGGTGACGGGGCTGCAGTTTCACCCCGAGATGACGCCCGAAATACTGGAGCAGATGCTGCTGCACGACGGGCACGAGCTGGTGCCCGCGCCTCATGTGCAAACAGCTGCCGAGCTGCGCCGCGGCATGACGCACCTAGGGCCCAGCCAGCGGTTTTTGTTTGGCCTGCTCGATGCGCTGGCTGCGCGGCCCGGCACTTAA
- the fsa gene encoding fructose-6-phosphate aldolase, with product MKFFIDTANLKDIQEAVELGVLDGVTTNPSLMAKEGIGGHDNVMAHYKRICELVDGDVSAEVIGTTYDEIVREGEALAELHPNIVVKVPMIREGVKAIKHFSENGIKTNCTLIFSAGQALLAAKAGATYVSPFVGRLDDIGHDGLQLIEQIVQIFGNYGYPTQVLAASLRHVPHLIQCAEIGADVVTCPLNVITGLLNHPLTDKGLATFLADHKRVNA from the coding sequence ATGAAGTTTTTCATTGATACCGCCAACCTGAAGGACATTCAGGAAGCTGTGGAGCTGGGCGTGCTCGACGGCGTTACCACCAACCCCTCGCTGATGGCAAAAGAAGGCATCGGCGGCCACGACAACGTAATGGCGCACTACAAGCGCATTTGCGAGCTGGTGGACGGCGACGTGTCGGCGGAAGTAATTGGCACCACCTACGACGAGATTGTGCGCGAAGGCGAGGCCCTGGCCGAGCTGCACCCCAACATTGTGGTGAAAGTGCCCATGATCCGCGAAGGCGTGAAGGCCATCAAGCACTTCTCCGAAAACGGCATCAAAACCAACTGCACACTGATTTTCTCGGCTGGCCAGGCGCTGCTGGCGGCCAAAGCCGGTGCCACCTACGTGTCGCCCTTCGTCGGCCGCCTCGACGATATCGGCCACGATGGCCTGCAGCTGATTGAGCAAATCGTGCAGATTTTCGGCAACTACGGCTACCCCACGCAAGTACTGGCCGCTTCGCTGCGCCACGTGCCGCACCTGATTCAGTGCGCCGAAATCGGGGCTGACGTGGTTACTTGCCCGCTCAACGTAATTACGGGCCTGCTGAACCACCCCCTCACCGACAAAGGCCTGGCTACCTTCCTGGCCGACCACAAGCGCGTAAACGCGTAA
- the guaA gene encoding glutamine-hydrolyzing GMP synthase codes for MPQQILILDFGSQYTQLIARRVRELNVFCEIHPFTHAPDLTEDIRGVVLSGSPCSVRDPEAPNPDLSKYLGKVPVLGVCYGAQLLAHQAGGEVLPATIREYGRARLADLRPENPLMQGISPNSQVWMSHGDTIKTLPDNYHVIASTPEVRVAAFQIEDQPTYGIQFHPEVTHSTQGKQLLANFVVDICGCAQDWTPEHFVDGAVAALQQTIGPDDQVILGLSGGVDSSVAALLLHRAIGPRLHGIFVNNGLLRKEEFESVLHSYQGLGLNVTGVDASQEFYAALAGLSDPEQKRKAIGRTFIEVFDREAHKVEGARWLAQGTIYPDVIESVSVKGPAVTIKSHHNVGGLPERMHLKVVEPLRMLFKDEVREVGDTLGLPHHILHRHPFPGPGLGIRILGDITPEKVRLLQEADAIFIDALHQTGLYEKVWQAGTILLPIQSVGVMGDERTYEQVVALRAVTSVDGMTADWAHLPYEFLADVSNRIINQVRGINRVVYDISSKPPATIEWE; via the coding sequence ATGCCTCAACAGATTTTGATCCTTGATTTCGGGTCGCAGTACACGCAGCTGATAGCGCGGCGCGTCCGCGAGCTGAACGTCTTCTGCGAAATCCACCCCTTCACGCACGCCCCGGACCTCACTGAGGATATCCGGGGCGTTGTGCTTTCGGGTTCTCCCTGCTCGGTGCGCGACCCCGAAGCCCCCAACCCCGACCTGAGCAAGTACCTGGGCAAGGTGCCGGTATTGGGCGTGTGCTACGGGGCGCAGTTGCTGGCCCACCAGGCCGGCGGCGAAGTGCTGCCGGCTACCATCCGGGAATACGGCCGGGCCCGCCTCGCCGACCTGCGCCCCGAAAACCCGCTCATGCAGGGCATCAGCCCAAACTCGCAGGTGTGGATGTCGCACGGCGACACGATCAAGACGCTGCCCGATAACTACCACGTAATTGCCAGCACGCCCGAGGTGCGGGTGGCCGCTTTCCAGATTGAAGATCAGCCCACCTACGGCATTCAGTTTCACCCGGAGGTAACGCACTCCACGCAGGGCAAGCAGCTGCTGGCCAACTTTGTGGTGGATATCTGCGGCTGCGCGCAGGACTGGACGCCCGAGCACTTCGTGGATGGCGCCGTGGCCGCGCTGCAGCAAACCATCGGCCCCGATGATCAGGTGATTCTGGGTTTGTCGGGTGGCGTCGATTCGTCGGTGGCGGCGCTGCTGCTGCACCGGGCCATCGGCCCTAGGTTGCACGGCATTTTTGTGAACAACGGCCTGCTGCGCAAAGAAGAGTTCGAGAGCGTGCTCCACTCCTACCAGGGCCTGGGCCTGAACGTAACCGGCGTGGATGCCTCGCAGGAGTTTTACGCGGCCCTGGCGGGCCTCTCCGACCCCGAGCAGAAGCGCAAAGCCATTGGCCGCACCTTCATTGAAGTGTTCGACCGCGAGGCGCACAAAGTAGAAGGCGCGCGGTGGCTGGCGCAAGGCACCATTTACCCCGATGTAATTGAGTCGGTGTCGGTGAAAGGCCCGGCCGTAACCATCAAGAGCCACCACAACGTGGGCGGCCTGCCCGAGCGCATGCACCTGAAAGTGGTGGAGCCGCTGCGCATGCTGTTCAAAGACGAGGTGCGCGAAGTGGGCGACACCCTAGGTCTGCCGCACCACATTTTGCACCGGCACCCCTTCCCCGGCCCCGGCCTGGGCATCCGCATCCTGGGCGACATCACGCCCGAGAAAGTGCGCCTGCTGCAGGAAGCCGACGCTATTTTCATCGACGCGCTGCACCAAACCGGCCTCTACGAAAAGGTATGGCAGGCGGGCACCATTCTGCTGCCCATCCAGAGCGTGGGCGTAATGGGCGACGAGCGCACCTACGAGCAAGTGGTAGCCCTGCGCGCCGTAACCAGCGTGGATGGCATGACGGCCGACTGGGCGCACTTGCCCTACGAGTTCCTGGCCGATGTATCGAACCGCATCATCAACCAGGTGCGCGGCATCAACCGCGTGGTGTACGACATTTCCTCCAAGCCGCCCGCAACGATTGAGTGGGAATAG
- a CDS encoding DUF6686 family protein produces the protein MAQLLHHNAFGYTARCPRAAGFVHLCFGNLGLALTPAELADFRTRIATTYRQCTSASCPPCDPDARCIAVPTPATRMAMVFTLGELTQLAELLDCTALFLEAEALLQPDA, from the coding sequence ATGGCGCAGCTACTTCACCACAACGCTTTCGGCTACACAGCCCGCTGCCCCCGGGCAGCTGGCTTCGTGCACCTGTGCTTCGGCAACCTAGGGCTGGCGCTTACCCCCGCCGAGCTGGCCGATTTCCGCACCCGCATTGCCACCACCTACCGGCAGTGCACCTCCGCCTCCTGCCCTCCGTGCGACCCCGACGCTCGCTGCATTGCCGTGCCCACGCCTGCCACGCGCATGGCTATGGTGTTCACGCTTGGTGAGCTGACGCAACTCGCGGAGCTGCTCGATTGCACGGCGCTGTTTCTGGAAGCCGAAGCCTTGCTGCAGCCCGACGCTTAA
- a CDS encoding fructose-6-phosphate aldolase, with translation MYIIKVKGKAKIPDYIQLRDNEFVLIAYFRADRPLKDLHRYGLEGKETELAAVIEQLEFGKLQPLNL, from the coding sequence GTGTACATCATCAAAGTCAAAGGCAAGGCCAAGATTCCGGATTACATTCAGCTGCGCGACAACGAGTTCGTGCTGATTGCCTATTTCCGCGCCGACCGCCCCCTGAAAGACCTGCACCGCTACGGCCTGGAAGGAAAGGAAACCGAACTGGCCGCCGTAATTGAGCAGCTCGAGTTTGGTAAGCTGCAGCCGCTCAACCTGTAG
- a CDS encoding glycosyltransferase family 2 protein, with the protein MPGLSVLIPVYNCDVRALVQALVNQAATWPGPLELLCFDDASAEAFRKLNREIADWPGVRYHELPRNLGRAAIRNRLAAAASHPWLLLLDNNTRITSPDFLARYAAAQHTAPVIVGGSVYSETPPANMRQHLRWHYGRTREARPAAERQQAPYAQFNLKNVLISAAVFRQFPLDETLTQYGHEDTKLGWQLRQQGVPVHHLPNPVEHAVLEPAEEFLAKSQAAVRNLLQLYRASGLGADTRLLSTALRLRHLGLAGVAARALAVAQPWLRHRVLGPRPDLRSLDLLKLLWLLQAWQRPPENKKPT; encoded by the coding sequence ATGCCCGGCCTGTCGGTTCTCATTCCGGTGTACAACTGCGATGTGCGGGCGCTGGTGCAGGCACTGGTAAACCAGGCTGCCACCTGGCCCGGCCCCCTCGAGCTGCTGTGCTTCGACGATGCCTCTGCGGAAGCATTTAGAAAACTGAACCGCGAAATAGCTGACTGGCCCGGTGTGCGCTACCACGAGCTGCCGCGCAACCTAGGGCGCGCGGCCATTCGCAACCGCCTGGCTGCCGCGGCCAGCCACCCGTGGCTGCTGCTGCTCGATAACAACACACGCATTACCAGCCCCGACTTTTTGGCGCGCTACGCTGCCGCGCAGCATACAGCGCCGGTAATCGTTGGTGGTTCGGTATACTCCGAAACGCCTCCGGCCAACATGCGCCAGCACCTGCGCTGGCACTACGGCCGCACCCGCGAGGCCCGCCCCGCCGCCGAGCGTCAGCAAGCGCCCTACGCGCAGTTCAACCTCAAAAACGTGCTGATTAGCGCGGCCGTGTTCCGGCAGTTTCCGCTTGATGAAACCCTGACGCAGTACGGCCACGAGGATACCAAGCTGGGCTGGCAGCTACGCCAGCAGGGCGTGCCCGTTCACCACTTGCCCAACCCCGTGGAGCACGCCGTGCTTGAGCCGGCCGAGGAGTTTCTGGCAAAAAGCCAGGCGGCCGTGCGCAACCTGCTGCAGCTCTACCGCGCCAGCGGCCTCGGCGCCGATACCCGCCTGCTGAGCACCGCGCTGCGCCTGCGGCACCTAGGGCTGGCCGGCGTAGCAGCCCGGGCGCTGGCCGTGGCGCAGCCGTGGCTCCGGCACCGGGTGCTGGGCCCGCGCCCCGATTTGCGCAGCCTCGATCTGCTGAAGCTGCTGTGGTTGCTGCAGGCATGGCAACGCCCCCCCGAAAACAAAAAGCCGACCTAG
- a CDS encoding PepSY-associated TM helix domain-containing protein — MNLKRRLFSLHSWLGLVCGAFMLVFFCTGALMVFREELNKQLHPELFRVAVGERRLSYDELYRRAKAAEPAAQFYSFRHVPQAPNEALEIRIYEKQEPGRLFVNPYTGQVLGKSFGSFTDQLIILHYSFFLGKLGEALAGTFAIALLGSVLTGFVVYRKHLLDALLLRTPIRWKNWRTASSGLHRVLGSWALLFNVVLAGSGLWMSWDAFDLKKIFADDKEKKEKALPAVAANLDALIAEAQRQEPGLELVRVNFPRKPDAPVTVLGRAPGSAWLWGRTASKVEFSNQAGAAQLKKVFRERDLRPAERFDFALRTLHYGQYGGLAIKIIYSLLALSSAVITLTGFLLWWRRRRPARRPAPVRRQAAVSA, encoded by the coding sequence ATGAATCTTAAGCGCCGTCTCTTTTCGCTGCACTCCTGGCTGGGGCTCGTTTGCGGGGCCTTCATGCTGGTGTTCTTCTGCACGGGCGCCCTCATGGTGTTTCGCGAAGAGCTGAACAAGCAGCTGCACCCCGAGCTGTTTCGGGTGGCGGTAGGGGAGCGGCGCCTCAGCTACGACGAGCTGTACCGGCGGGCCAAAGCCGCCGAGCCGGCGGCGCAGTTCTACTCGTTCCGGCACGTGCCGCAAGCCCCCAACGAGGCCCTCGAAATCCGCATCTACGAAAAGCAGGAGCCCGGCCGTTTGTTTGTCAACCCGTACACCGGGCAGGTGCTGGGCAAGTCGTTCGGGTCGTTTACCGATCAGCTGATTATTCTGCACTACAGCTTTTTCCTGGGGAAGCTGGGCGAGGCGTTGGCGGGCACGTTTGCCATTGCGCTGCTGGGCTCGGTGCTTACCGGCTTTGTGGTGTACCGCAAGCACCTGCTCGATGCCCTGCTGCTGCGCACCCCCATTCGCTGGAAAAACTGGCGCACGGCCTCTTCGGGGCTGCACCGCGTGCTGGGTTCGTGGGCCTTGCTGTTTAATGTGGTGCTGGCGGGCAGCGGCCTATGGATGAGCTGGGACGCTTTCGATCTGAAGAAGATCTTCGCCGACGACAAAGAGAAGAAAGAAAAAGCCCTGCCTGCCGTAGCCGCCAACCTCGACGCGCTGATTGCCGAAGCGCAGCGGCAGGAGCCCGGTCTGGAGCTGGTGCGGGTAAACTTCCCGCGCAAGCCCGATGCCCCCGTTACGGTGCTCGGCCGCGCGCCCGGCAGCGCCTGGCTGTGGGGCCGCACCGCTAGCAAGGTGGAGTTCAGTAACCAAGCCGGCGCGGCGCAGCTGAAGAAGGTGTTTCGGGAGCGAGACCTAAGGCCAGCCGAACGCTTCGACTTTGCCTTGCGCACCCTGCACTACGGGCAATACGGCGGCCTCGCCATCAAGATTATCTACAGCCTGCTGGCTCTGAGCAGCGCCGTTATCACCCTCACGGGTTTCCTGCTTTGGTGGCGCCGACGCCGGCCGGCCCGGCGCCCCGCGCCCGTGCGGCGCCAGGCGGCCGTTTCGGCCTGA
- a CDS encoding PorT family protein, translated as MKKLLLLLLGLPLFSWAQTSPDSTAARPPAAWQGGLLIGHDLFRVTNPQPGFVVGQYQIIPRLTTPSAGFRIGFWARHNFGGPARRWFVQPELTYSRSQSWHHINNTARQPNSDDFWTMSSAQDWQRLNVALPVGYRLGKRVRLLGGAAFAVRIPTGYERAEQDYETRIVSSINHSMRRHGFALQAGVGYDAGRVLLTARYERGLTKAATEINLDEREYGFVHYVSQLSFGMALRLLPFKP; from the coding sequence TTGAAAAAACTTCTACTTCTGCTCCTAGGCCTGCCCTTGTTTTCGTGGGCCCAAACTTCGCCCGATAGTACCGCCGCCAGGCCGCCGGCGGCCTGGCAGGGCGGCCTGCTTATCGGGCACGATTTGTTTCGCGTAACCAATCCGCAGCCGGGCTTTGTGGTGGGCCAATACCAGATTATTCCGCGCCTCACCACGCCTTCGGCCGGTTTCCGGATCGGGTTTTGGGCGCGCCACAACTTTGGCGGCCCCGCCCGGCGCTGGTTTGTGCAGCCCGAACTCACGTACTCGCGCAGCCAAAGCTGGCACCACATCAACAACACCGCCCGGCAGCCCAACTCCGATGATTTCTGGACGATGTCGTCGGCGCAGGATTGGCAGCGGCTCAACGTGGCCTTGCCGGTAGGATACCGCTTGGGCAAGCGCGTGCGCTTGTTGGGCGGGGCCGCCTTTGCCGTGCGCATTCCTACCGGCTACGAGCGCGCGGAGCAGGATTACGAAACGCGCATTGTGAGCAGCATCAACCACAGCATGCGCCGGCATGGCTTTGCCCTGCAGGCCGGCGTGGGCTACGATGCAGGCCGCGTGCTGCTTACCGCGCGCTACGAACGCGGCCTTACCAAAGCCGCTACCGAAATAAACCTGGATGAGCGCGAGTACGGCTTTGTGCACTACGTGAGCCAGTTGAGCTTTGGTATGGCCTTGCGGCTGCTTCCCTTTAAGCCCTGA